In the Quercus lobata isolate SW786 chromosome 5, ValleyOak3.0 Primary Assembly, whole genome shotgun sequence genome, one interval contains:
- the LOC115989402 gene encoding uncharacterized protein LOC115989402 produces the protein MQIFPPGLRTILNEWEIQALVLVSLSLQIILFVMGSRRKYWTSDMLSVILWITYLSADWSATVSLSVLSSNAGNIEDNAVDPKFMITAFWAPFFLLHLGGPDTITAYSLEDNELWRRHSLTLVIQVGVAVYVFLRAWTKTTLNFLAIPMFIAGIIKIWERIWVLRSASSEIFKASMLPSPDQGPNYARYMEEYRLKKEEGFDVKPGKFSDALFVGDFSFTAPENVMILDAAALQDAYHFFETYKQLFADLILSIQDKVNSQSFFQKASYDAAFKVIEVELGFMFDVFFTKAFMVYSKKGCLLRLISFFSTVSVLVAFLIMEKHAFTTADIIITYVLLVGAIFLEIYAVLILVISDWTMLMLSKHKNFVVDFLCKTISKIRFSKNKRWSNTMGQFNLISYCLEEKADKFRVIQKFLCRNQLPEKSRYQDSAEVSMKLKELIFGLLQEKSKSAKDPKTCKGLCAYRGDQVLKNSKCADCKEKEDRKSEEESGEVRFDPVLQNAKCHYEIGEENYKTIEQSVEEEFDQSILLWHIATNLCYYSDWNTSPNSVKIQNCEESKLLSDYMLYLLVMRPFMLPNGIGQIRFQDTWAEAVEFFQERKSKCVGNQAKIILLEVSTEVPPSKVKGDRSKSLLFEGCRLAKSLQCLENEKKWELISHVWVEMLCYAASKCRWNHHAQQLTRGGELITHVWLLMAHLGITEQFQISKGHARAKLIVH, from the coding sequence ATGCAGATTTTCCCACCAGGACTAAGAACAATTTTGAACGAATGGGAGATACAAGCTTTGGTTTTAGTTAGCCTTAGCTTACAAATCATCCTTTTCGTGATGGGCAGTAGGAGAAAGTATTGGACCAGTGACATGCTCAGTGTCATTCTGTGGATCACTTACCTATCTGCGGACTGGTCTGCCACAGTCTCGCTGAGTGTGCTTTCTAGCAATGCAGGAAATATTGAAGATAATGCGGTAGATCCAAAGTTTATGATAACGGCATTTTGGGCTCCATTTTTTCTGCTACACCTTGGTGGTCCAGACACTATTACTGCCTATTCCTTGGAAGACAATGAGTTGTGGCGAAGGCACTCTCTAACATTAGTTATCCAGGTGGGAGTGGCTGTCTATGTCTTCCTCAGAGCCTGGACAAAAACTACGCTGAATTTTCTGGCCATTCCAATGTTTATTGCCGggataattaaaatttgggaGAGAATTTGGGTTCTGAGGTCCGCGAGCAGTGAAATTTTTAAGGCATCCATGCTTCCATCTCCTGATCAGGGCCCCAATTATGCAAGATACATGGAAGAATACCGCTTAAAGAAAGAGGAAGGGTTCGACGTTAAACCTGGTAAATTCAGCGATGCTTTGTTTGTAGGAGATTTCTCCTTTACAGCCCCAGAAAACGTCATGATTTTAGATGCGGCCGCTCTACAAGACGCTTATCATTTCTTCGAGACTTACAAGCAGCTATTCGCAGATCTAATCCTCAGCATCCAAGATAAGGTGAACAGCCAGTCATTCTTTCAAAAAGCATCTTATGATGCCGCTTTTAAAGTGATTGAGGTTGAGCTGGGTTTCATGTTCGACGTATTTTTCACGAAGGCCTTCATGGTTTATTCTAAAAAGGGCTGTCTTCTGCGTCTCATCAGTTTCTTTTCTACCGTGTCTGTTCTTGTGGCTTTCTTGATCATGGAGAAGCATGCCTTCACAACAGCCGATATAATTATCACTTATGTATTGCTGGTTGGAGCGATCTTCTTAGAGATATATGCCGTGTTAATACTAGTTATCTCAGACTGGACAATGCTGATGCTTAGTAAGCACAAGAATTTCGTAGTGGATTTCTTGTGCAAAACCATTTCAAAAATTCGATTCTCTAAAAATAAGAGGTGGTCCAATACAATGGGACAATTCAATCTAATAAGTTATTGTCTTGAAGAGAAGGCAGACAAGTTTCGTGTTATCCAGAAGTTCTTATGCAGGAATCAGTTGCCAGAAAAGTCTCGATACCAAGATTCAGCGGAGGTTTCTATGAAATTGAAGGAATTAATATTTGGGCTGCTACAAGAGAAATCAAAGAGTGCCAAAGATCCCAAGACTTGCAAGGGATTATGTGCTTATAGGGGTGACCAGgttcttaaaaattcaaaatgcgCTGATTGCAAGGAGAAAGAAGATCGCAAATCAGAGGAGGAGAGCGGTGAGGTTAGATTTGATCCGGTTCTTCAAAATGCAAAATGCCATTATGAAATCGGcgaagaaaattataaaacaatcGAACAGAGCGTTGAGGAAGAATTTGACCAAAGCATTCTTCTCTGGCATATTGCAACAAACCTTTGTTATTATTCAGATTGGAACACATCCCCGAATTctgtcaaaattcaaaattgtgaAGAAAGCAAGTTGTTATCAGACTATATGTTATATCTTCTAGTCATGCGTCCATTTATGCTTCCCAATGGAATTGGACAAATCAGGTTCCAAGACACATGGGCCGAGGCGgttgaattttttcaagaaagaaaatcaaaatgtgTTGGCAATCAagctaaaataattttacttgAAGTGAGTACTGAAGTTCCTCCATCTAAAGTGAAAGGAGATAGAAGCAAGTCATTGCTGTTTGAAGGATGTCGGCTTGCAAAATCTTTGCAAtgtttggaaaatgaaaagaaatgggAGTTGATAAGTCATGTATGGGTAGAAATGCTATGTTATGCAGCCAGTAAGTGTCGATGGAACCATCATGCTCAGCAGCTCACTCGTGGTGGAGAACTAATCACTCATGTCTGGCTTCTTATGGCGCATCTTGGTATAACTGagcaatttcaaatttcaaagggCCATGCAAGAGCTAAGTTGATTGTGCATTGA